The following coding sequences lie in one Glycine soja cultivar W05 chromosome 16, ASM419377v2, whole genome shotgun sequence genomic window:
- the LOC114390587 gene encoding TMV resistance protein N-like isoform X2, producing MAWGSRSSSSSSNYDVFLSFRGEDTRHAFTGHLYKALHDKGIHTFIDDEKLQRGEEITPALMEAIQDSRVAITVLSERYASSSFCLDELATILDQRKRLLVIPVFYKVDPSDVRYQKGSYGEALAKLETRYQHDPEKLQKWKMALKQVADLSGYHFKEGDGYEFNFIEKIVEQVSREINPRTLHVADYPVGLESRVLDVRRLLDAGSDDGVHMIGIHGMGGVGKSTLARAVYNELIIAEKFDGLCFLANVRENSNTHRLEHLQEKLLLEILGEKNISLTSEDEGISIIQYRLKGKKVLLILDDVNTHKQLQAIGRRDWFGPGSKIIITTRDKQLLVSHEVNKTYEMKELNQKDALQLLTWKAFKKEKADPTYVEVLHRVVTYASGLPLVLEVIGSHLFKKSIQQWESAIKKYKRTPTKEIFDKLKVSYDALDEEEQKVFLDIACCFKGWKLTEVEHILRGRYDDCMKDHIRVLVEKSLIDIDVSGWDDVVTMHDLIQDMGRRIDQQDSSEEPWKRRRLWLTKDIIQILENNSGTSEMEIICLDFSLSEKDATIKWNGDAFEKMKNLKILIIRYGKFSIGPNYFPESLRVLEWHRYPSDCLPSNFPPKELAICKLPQSCITSFWFHGSRKGFPNLKVLNFKNCDFLTEIPDVSVLQNLEELSFEGCRNLTTVHPSIGSLNKLKILDAKYCSKLTTFPPLNLTSLEKLELSDCSSLENFPEILGEMKNLPKLHLRSLRIKELPVSFQNLVGLETLSLYYCGILLLPSSIVKMPKLSSLKALGCKGFQWVKSEEGDEKVGIVDDFIVDGCNLYDDFFSTGFMQLHHVKTLILRENNFTFLPECIRELQFLTTLDVNGCYHLQEIRGVPPNLIDFSAIECISLSSSSTSMFLNQELHEAGQTRFCFPGATIPEWFNHQSRGTSSSFWFRNEFPDNVLCLLVARVELLYVDDDEIPVPMPMVFLNGELFFKGFELTDYGLGVRKGKLDYTYLFDLKSVFELDDLSEVGLEKEWNHVEITYAGMMETSLVKATGIHVLRQDDIRYDDPYYGKRKLEHDLNSSESQPLIKKPRLSRWVGPERIINILGNAADGALFTNAERRFRHISMDSCWRCGLLEETCLHALRDCPAVAEFWRSVLPKKLAPKFFNGDVTVWLERNLSFSEAGFFWPAFFGIAVELLWQFRNHYVFYKNDTVGLRDMRYIVFKRYEDYMRAHASHNLMTRNLLKLKRANAEDWLLRLKVGGAYVPSSGTAACGGIFRDNNDRFVLGFSVKLGECLSIDEAEIWGIYHGMKIARKYDIWGLYRHILRLHSIPISLKLARQHDFGKIVVASGSEKAIGFVLDGCPPYISPSTSTCTSLQHCFPFCDELKALTSATNHVYFYKSDAADSFAKFGLSMKRLAPKIFPTCPSFC from the exons ATGGCTTGGGGATCAcgttcctcttcctcttcctccaaTTACGATGTGTTCCTCAGCTTCAGAGGTGAAGACACACGTCATGCTTTTACTGGCCATCTCTACAAAGCTCTTCATGACAAGGGAATCCACACTTTCATTGATGACGAGAAGCTTCAAAGAGGGGAGGAAATAACACCAGCACTTATGGAGGCAATTCAAGATTCCAGAGTTGCCATCACTGTGCTCTCTGAACGCTATGCTTCTTCTTCGTTTTGTTTAGATGAACTTGCAACCATCCTTGACCAGAGGAAACGGTTGTTAGTTATACCGGTCTTTTATAAGGTGGATCCTTCTGATGTGAGATACCAGAAAGGTAGTTATGGAGAAGCATTGGCAAAGCTTGAGACGAGGTACCAGCATGACCCGGAGAAGTTGCAAAAATGGAAGATGGCTCTGAAGCAAGTAGCTGACTTGTCTGGCTATCATTTCAAAGAGGG AGATGGATATGAATTCAATTTTATTGAGAAGATTGTTGAGCAGGTATCTAGGGAGATTAATCCTCGTACTTTACATGTTGCGGATTACCCGGTTGGACTAGAGTCACGAGTGCTAGATGTAAGGAGACTTTTGGATGCTGGATCTGATGATGGTGTCCACATGATAGGGATTCATGGAATGGGCGGGGTAGGAAAATCAACACTTGCTCGAGCTGTCTATAATGAATTGATAATTGCTGAGAAGTTTGATGGTTTGTGTTTTCTTGCAAATGTGAGGGAAAACTCAAACACACACCGGTTAGAACACCTCCAAGAAAAGCTGCTTTTAGAAATACTCGGAGAGAAGAACATCAGCTTAACAAGTGAGGACGAAGGAATTTCAATCATACAGTATAGGCTCAAGGGAAAGAAGGTTCTCTTGATTCTAGATGATGTTAACACACATAAGCAATTACAAGCAATTGGAAGACGTGATTGGTTTGGTCCCGGCAGCAAAATCATCATCACAACTCGGGACAAACAATTGCTAGTATCTCATGAAGTTAATAAAACATATGAGATGAAGGAATTGAATCAGAAAGATGCTCTTCAGTTGCTTACATGGAAAGCTTTTAAGAAGGAAAAAGCTGATCCAACTTACGTGGAGGTCTTGCATCGTGTAGTAACTTATGCTTCTGGTCTTCCATTGGTGTTGGAAGTAATAGGTTcccacttatttaaaaaaagtatacaaCAATGGGAATCTGccatcaaaaaatataaaagaactcCCACGAAGGAAATTTTTGATAAACTTAAAGTAAGCTATGATGCTTTGGATGAAGAAGAGCAGAAAGTTTTTCTTGACATTGCTTGTTGTTTCAAAGGATGGAAATTGACAGAGGTTGAACATATACTTCGTGGACGTTATGATGACTGCATGAAAGATCATATTCGGGTGTTGGTTGAAAAATCTCTAATAGATATCGATGTTAGTGGTTGGGATGATGTAGTTACCATGCATGACTTGATTCAGGACATGGGCAGGCGAATTGACCAACAAGATTCCTCAGAAGAGCCATGGAAGCGAAGGAGATTATGGTTAACAAAagatataattcaaattttagaaaacaacTCG GGAACTAGTGAGATGGAAATCATATGTCTGGATTTCTCCTTATCCGAGAAAGATGCAACAATAAAATGGAATGGAGATGCCTTCGAAAAGATGAAAAACCTGAAAATACTTATTATTAGATATGGTAAATTTTCCATAGGTCCCAATTATTTTCCAGAAAGTTTAAGAGTACTGGAATGGCACCGGTATCCTTCTGATTGTTTACCATCTAATTTTCCTCCGAAGGAACTTGCCATATGCAAGTTACCTCAAAGTTGCATTACGTCATTTTGGTTCCATGGCTCAAGGAAG gGGTTCCCGAATctaaaggttttgaattttaaaaattgtgattttttaacAGAGATACCTGACGTATCTGTTCTCCAAAATTTGGAAGAACTTTCATTTGAGGGGTGTCGAAATTTAACTACAGTTCACCCTTCAATTGGTTCtctaaataaacttaaaatattggATGCTAAATATTGCAGCAAGCTTACCACATTTCCACCTCTCAACTTGACCTCTCTTGAAAAACTTGAACTTTCAGATTGTTCCAGTCTTGAGAATTTTCCAGAAATATTAGGAGAGATGAAAAACTTACCGAAGCTTCATTTGAGAAGCCTTCGCATAAAAGAATTGCCAGTTTCATTTCAAAATCTTGTTGGACTCGAGACTTTATCCCTGTATTATTGTGGAATTCTTTTGTTACCAAGTAGCATTGTCAAGATGCCTAAACTGTCTTCATTGAAGGCTCTCGGTTGCAAGGGGTTCCAATGGGTAAAATCAGAAGAGGGTGATGAAAAAGTGGGAATAGTAGATGACTTCATTGTCGATGGTTGCAACCtgtatgatgattttttttcaacagGTTTCATGCAGCTTCATCATGTGAAAACTTTAATCCTAAGGGAGAATAATTTCACATTCCTTCCTGAATGCATCAGAGAATTGCAATTTTTAACAACACTTGATGTGAATGGTTGCTATCATCTTCAGGAAATTAGAGGGGTTCCACCAAACTTAATAGATTTCTCGGCAATCGAATGTATATCCTTGTCTTCCTCGAGTACAAGCATGTTTTTAAATCAG GAATTGCATGAGGCTGGACAAACTAGATTTTGCTTTCCAGGAGCAACTATTCCAGAGTGGTTCAATCACCAAAGTAGGGGAACTTCAAGTTCTTTCTGGTTTCGTAATGAATTCCCTGACAATGTTCTTTGTCTTCTTGTAGCACGTGTGGAACTGTTATATGTAGATGATGATGAAATTCCCGTGCCCATGCCCATGGTGTTCCTCAATGGcgaacttttttttaaaggttttGAACTTACTGATTATGGGCTCGGAGTAAGAAAGGGGAAATTGGATTATACATATCTATTTGACCTAAAATCAGTTTTTGAGCTTGATGATCTATCTGAAGTGGGTTTAGAAAAGGAATGGAACCATGTGGAAATTACATACGCAGGTATGATGGAGACCTCACTGGTTAAAGCAACCGGAATCCATGTATTGAGACAGGATGATATTCGATATGATGATCCTTATTACGGCAAGAGAAAATTAGAGCATGATCTCAACAGTTCTGAATCACAACCACTCATTAAAAAGCCTAG GTTATCGAGGTGGGTTGGCCCTGAAAGAATTATAAATATTCTGGGGAATGCTGCAGATGGAGCTTTATTTACTAATGCCGAGAGGAGATTTAGGCATATTTCTATGGACTCTTGTTGGCGATGCGGCCTGTTGGAGGAGACATGTCTGCATGCCCTTCGAGATTGTCCAGCGGTGGCTGAATTTTGGAGAAGTGTGTTACCTAAGAAATTAGCACCAAAGTTTTTTAATGGTGATGTGACAGTGTGGCTGGAaagaaatttatctttttcagaGGCAGGTTTTTTTTGGCCAGCTTTTTTTGGGATTGCAGTGGAACTGTTGTGGCAATTCCGCAACCACTATGTGTTCTATAAAAATGACACTGTAGGTCTTAGAGATATGAGATATATTGTCTTTAAGCGGTATGAAGATTATATGAGAGCCCATGCTTCTCACAATTTGATGACGAGGAATCTCTTGAAGTTGAAGCGCGCAAATGCAGAGGATTGGTTGTTGAGGCTAAAGGTGGGAGGTGCCTATGTTCCCTCATCAGGTACTGCTGCATGCGGAGGTATATTCAGAGACAACAATGATAGATTCGTGCTTGGGTTTTCGGTTAAGCTTGGGGAATGTTTGTCGATTGATGAGGCTGAAATATGGGGTATTTATCATGGTATGAAGATTGCAAGGAAGTATGATATTTGGGGTTTATATCGTCATATTCTAAGGCTGCATAGCATTCCAATCAGTCTTAAGCTTGCAAGGCAGCATGATTTTGGTAAAATTGTAGTGGCATCGGGCTCTGAGAAAGCTATTGGGTTTGTGTTAGATGGATGCCCTCCATATATATCTCCATCTACATCTACATGTACATCGCTGCAGCATTGTTTCCCATTCTGTGATGAGTTGAAAGCTCTAACCTCTGCTACAAATCACGTATACTTCTATAAAAGTGATGCTGCTGATTCCTTTGCCAAATTCGGTTTATCCATGAAACGGCTGGCTCCGAAAATTTTTCCTACTTGTCCCTCTTTTTGCTAA
- the LOC114390587 gene encoding TMV resistance protein N-like isoform X4, translating to MIGIHGMGGVGKSTLARAVYNELIIAEKFDGLCFLANVRENSNTHRLEHLQEKLLLEILGEKNISLTSEDEGISIIQYRLKGKKVLLILDDVNTHKQLQAIGRRDWFGPGSKIIITTRDKQLLVSHEVNKTYEMKELNQKDALQLLTWKAFKKEKADPTYVEVLHRVVTYASGLPLVLEVIGSHLFKKSIQQWESAIKKYKRTPTKEIFDKLKVSYDALDEEEQKVFLDIACCFKGWKLTEVEHILRGRYDDCMKDHIRVLVEKSLIDIDVSGWDDVVTMHDLIQDMGRRIDQQDSSEEPWKRRRLWLTKDIIQILENNSGTSEMEIICLDFSLSEKDATIKWNGDAFEKMKNLKILIIRYGKFSIGPNYFPESLRVLEWHRYPSDCLPSNFPPKELAICKLPQSCITSFWFHGSRKGFPNLKVLNFKNCDFLTEIPDVSVLQNLEELSFEGCRNLTTVHPSIGSLNKLKILDAKYCSKLTTFPPLNLTSLEKLELSDCSSLENFPEILGEMKNLPKLHLRSLRIKELPVSFQNLVGLETLSLYYCGILLLPSSIVKMPKLSSLKALGCKGFQWVKSEEGDEKVGIVDDFIVDGCNLYDDFFSTGFMQLHHVKTLILRENNFTFLPECIRELQFLTTLDVNGCYHLQEIRGVPPNLIDFSAIECISLSSSSTSMFLNQELHEAGQTRFCFPGATIPEWFNHQSRGTSSSFWFRNEFPDNVLCLLVARVELLYVDDDEIPVPMPMVFLNGELFFKGFELTDYGLGVRKGKLDYTYLFDLKSVFELDDLSEVGLEKEWNHVEITYAGMMETSLVKATGIHVLRQDDIRYDDPYYGKRKLEHDLNSSESQPLIKKPRLFCRLSRWVGPERIINILGNAADGALFTNAERRFRHISMDSCWRCGLLEETCLHALRDCPAVAEFWRSVLPKKLAPKFFNGDVTVWLERNLSFSEAGFFWPAFFGIAVELLWQFRNHYVFYKNDTVGLRDMRYIVFKRYEDYMRAHASHNLMTRNLLKLKRANAEDWLLRLKVGGAYVPSSGTAACGGIFRDNNDRFVLGFSVKLGECLSIDEAEIWGIYHGMKIARKYDIWGLYRHILRLHSIPISLKLARQHDFGKIVVASGSEKAIGFVLDGCPPYISPSTSTCTSLQHCFPFCDELKALTSATNHVYFYKSDAADSFAKFGLSMKRLAPKIFPTCPSFC from the exons ATGATAGGGATTCATGGAATGGGCGGGGTAGGAAAATCAACACTTGCTCGAGCTGTCTATAATGAATTGATAATTGCTGAGAAGTTTGATGGTTTGTGTTTTCTTGCAAATGTGAGGGAAAACTCAAACACACACCGGTTAGAACACCTCCAAGAAAAGCTGCTTTTAGAAATACTCGGAGAGAAGAACATCAGCTTAACAAGTGAGGACGAAGGAATTTCAATCATACAGTATAGGCTCAAGGGAAAGAAGGTTCTCTTGATTCTAGATGATGTTAACACACATAAGCAATTACAAGCAATTGGAAGACGTGATTGGTTTGGTCCCGGCAGCAAAATCATCATCACAACTCGGGACAAACAATTGCTAGTATCTCATGAAGTTAATAAAACATATGAGATGAAGGAATTGAATCAGAAAGATGCTCTTCAGTTGCTTACATGGAAAGCTTTTAAGAAGGAAAAAGCTGATCCAACTTACGTGGAGGTCTTGCATCGTGTAGTAACTTATGCTTCTGGTCTTCCATTGGTGTTGGAAGTAATAGGTTcccacttatttaaaaaaagtatacaaCAATGGGAATCTGccatcaaaaaatataaaagaactcCCACGAAGGAAATTTTTGATAAACTTAAAGTAAGCTATGATGCTTTGGATGAAGAAGAGCAGAAAGTTTTTCTTGACATTGCTTGTTGTTTCAAAGGATGGAAATTGACAGAGGTTGAACATATACTTCGTGGACGTTATGATGACTGCATGAAAGATCATATTCGGGTGTTGGTTGAAAAATCTCTAATAGATATCGATGTTAGTGGTTGGGATGATGTAGTTACCATGCATGACTTGATTCAGGACATGGGCAGGCGAATTGACCAACAAGATTCCTCAGAAGAGCCATGGAAGCGAAGGAGATTATGGTTAACAAAagatataattcaaattttagaaaacaacTCG GGAACTAGTGAGATGGAAATCATATGTCTGGATTTCTCCTTATCCGAGAAAGATGCAACAATAAAATGGAATGGAGATGCCTTCGAAAAGATGAAAAACCTGAAAATACTTATTATTAGATATGGTAAATTTTCCATAGGTCCCAATTATTTTCCAGAAAGTTTAAGAGTACTGGAATGGCACCGGTATCCTTCTGATTGTTTACCATCTAATTTTCCTCCGAAGGAACTTGCCATATGCAAGTTACCTCAAAGTTGCATTACGTCATTTTGGTTCCATGGCTCAAGGAAG gGGTTCCCGAATctaaaggttttgaattttaaaaattgtgattttttaacAGAGATACCTGACGTATCTGTTCTCCAAAATTTGGAAGAACTTTCATTTGAGGGGTGTCGAAATTTAACTACAGTTCACCCTTCAATTGGTTCtctaaataaacttaaaatattggATGCTAAATATTGCAGCAAGCTTACCACATTTCCACCTCTCAACTTGACCTCTCTTGAAAAACTTGAACTTTCAGATTGTTCCAGTCTTGAGAATTTTCCAGAAATATTAGGAGAGATGAAAAACTTACCGAAGCTTCATTTGAGAAGCCTTCGCATAAAAGAATTGCCAGTTTCATTTCAAAATCTTGTTGGACTCGAGACTTTATCCCTGTATTATTGTGGAATTCTTTTGTTACCAAGTAGCATTGTCAAGATGCCTAAACTGTCTTCATTGAAGGCTCTCGGTTGCAAGGGGTTCCAATGGGTAAAATCAGAAGAGGGTGATGAAAAAGTGGGAATAGTAGATGACTTCATTGTCGATGGTTGCAACCtgtatgatgattttttttcaacagGTTTCATGCAGCTTCATCATGTGAAAACTTTAATCCTAAGGGAGAATAATTTCACATTCCTTCCTGAATGCATCAGAGAATTGCAATTTTTAACAACACTTGATGTGAATGGTTGCTATCATCTTCAGGAAATTAGAGGGGTTCCACCAAACTTAATAGATTTCTCGGCAATCGAATGTATATCCTTGTCTTCCTCGAGTACAAGCATGTTTTTAAATCAG GAATTGCATGAGGCTGGACAAACTAGATTTTGCTTTCCAGGAGCAACTATTCCAGAGTGGTTCAATCACCAAAGTAGGGGAACTTCAAGTTCTTTCTGGTTTCGTAATGAATTCCCTGACAATGTTCTTTGTCTTCTTGTAGCACGTGTGGAACTGTTATATGTAGATGATGATGAAATTCCCGTGCCCATGCCCATGGTGTTCCTCAATGGcgaacttttttttaaaggttttGAACTTACTGATTATGGGCTCGGAGTAAGAAAGGGGAAATTGGATTATACATATCTATTTGACCTAAAATCAGTTTTTGAGCTTGATGATCTATCTGAAGTGGGTTTAGAAAAGGAATGGAACCATGTGGAAATTACATACGCAGGTATGATGGAGACCTCACTGGTTAAAGCAACCGGAATCCATGTATTGAGACAGGATGATATTCGATATGATGATCCTTATTACGGCAAGAGAAAATTAGAGCATGATCTCAACAGTTCTGAATCACAACCACTCATTAAAAAGCCTAG GTTGTTTTGCAGGTTATCGAGGTGGGTTGGCCCTGAAAGAATTATAAATATTCTGGGGAATGCTGCAGATGGAGCTTTATTTACTAATGCCGAGAGGAGATTTAGGCATATTTCTATGGACTCTTGTTGGCGATGCGGCCTGTTGGAGGAGACATGTCTGCATGCCCTTCGAGATTGTCCAGCGGTGGCTGAATTTTGGAGAAGTGTGTTACCTAAGAAATTAGCACCAAAGTTTTTTAATGGTGATGTGACAGTGTGGCTGGAaagaaatttatctttttcagaGGCAGGTTTTTTTTGGCCAGCTTTTTTTGGGATTGCAGTGGAACTGTTGTGGCAATTCCGCAACCACTATGTGTTCTATAAAAATGACACTGTAGGTCTTAGAGATATGAGATATATTGTCTTTAAGCGGTATGAAGATTATATGAGAGCCCATGCTTCTCACAATTTGATGACGAGGAATCTCTTGAAGTTGAAGCGCGCAAATGCAGAGGATTGGTTGTTGAGGCTAAAGGTGGGAGGTGCCTATGTTCCCTCATCAGGTACTGCTGCATGCGGAGGTATATTCAGAGACAACAATGATAGATTCGTGCTTGGGTTTTCGGTTAAGCTTGGGGAATGTTTGTCGATTGATGAGGCTGAAATATGGGGTATTTATCATGGTATGAAGATTGCAAGGAAGTATGATATTTGGGGTTTATATCGTCATATTCTAAGGCTGCATAGCATTCCAATCAGTCTTAAGCTTGCAAGGCAGCATGATTTTGGTAAAATTGTAGTGGCATCGGGCTCTGAGAAAGCTATTGGGTTTGTGTTAGATGGATGCCCTCCATATATATCTCCATCTACATCTACATGTACATCGCTGCAGCATTGTTTCCCATTCTGTGATGAGTTGAAAGCTCTAACCTCTGCTACAAATCACGTATACTTCTATAAAAGTGATGCTGCTGATTCCTTTGCCAAATTCGGTTTATCCATGAAACGGCTGGCTCCGAAAATTTTTCCTACTTGTCCCTCTTTTTGCTAA